Proteins from one bacterium genomic window:
- a CDS encoding peptidylprolyl isomerase, with protein MKNSTKAAYGLALALLIGGVTASCSALTFNKDGYVATVNGHKVSLKDYNQALEQQKKQYAMRFGVDFNSTQGKQMLAGMQQQLLQQLTERELLLIETEKRGLKATDAEVETKLADVKKQFPDNAAFEKAIKEYGLTLADLKQQLFKAVAIEKLQKDVGKDIAVTDAQVADYYNKNKAQFAHTEEVEASHILVKFDEEAKDKAKDEARALGKIKEIHAKVKAGGDFAKLAGENSDDPGSKAQGGSLGFFGKGRMVPEFEKTAFAMKNGEVSEPFKTQFGYHIIKRLDYRPARTEPLAEVSKSIHEQLQTQQQGERFQQFVETLKKGATIEIRPEYQPKHESPAPSAAPVTPEKK; from the coding sequence TTGAAAAATTCGACGAAGGCCGCCTACGGCCTGGCCTTGGCCCTGCTGATCGGCGGCGTGACCGCGAGCTGCTCGGCCCTCACCTTCAACAAGGACGGCTACGTCGCGACCGTCAACGGTCACAAGGTCTCCCTCAAGGATTACAACCAGGCCCTCGAACAGCAGAAGAAGCAATACGCCATGCGCTTCGGGGTGGACTTCAACTCGACTCAGGGCAAGCAGATGCTCGCGGGCATGCAGCAGCAGCTGCTCCAGCAGCTCACCGAGCGCGAATTGCTGCTCATCGAGACCGAGAAGCGCGGCCTGAAGGCCACCGATGCCGAGGTCGAGACCAAGCTCGCCGACGTCAAGAAGCAATTCCCCGACAACGCGGCCTTCGAGAAGGCCATCAAGGAGTACGGCCTGACGCTCGCCGACCTCAAGCAGCAGCTCTTCAAGGCCGTGGCCATCGAGAAGCTTCAAAAGGACGTGGGCAAGGACATCGCGGTCACCGACGCCCAGGTCGCCGACTACTACAACAAGAACAAGGCCCAGTTCGCCCACACCGAGGAGGTCGAGGCGAGCCACATCCTCGTCAAGTTCGACGAGGAGGCCAAGGACAAGGCCAAGGACGAAGCCCGAGCGCTCGGCAAGATCAAGGAGATCCACGCCAAGGTCAAGGCGGGCGGTGACTTCGCCAAGCTTGCCGGCGAGAACTCGGACGACCCCGGCAGCAAGGCCCAGGGCGGCAGCCTCGGCTTCTTCGGCAAGGGCCGTATGGTGCCCGAGTTCGAGAAGACCGCCTTCGCCATGAAGAACGGCGAGGTCTCGGAGCCCTTCAAGACCCAGTTCGGCTACCACATCATCAAGCGTCTGGATTATCGCCCGGCCCGCACCGAGCCGCTCGCCGAGGTCTCCAAGTCCATCCACGAGCAGCTCCAGACCCAGCAGCAGGGTGAGCGCTTCCAGCAGTTCGTCGAGACCCTCAAGAAGGGGGCCACGATCGAGATCCGGCCCGAGTACCAGCCCAAGCACGAATCCCCTGCCCCCTCTGCCGCCCCCGTTACCCCGGAGAAGAAATAG